One stretch of Tribolium castaneum strain GA2 chromosome 5, icTriCast1.1, whole genome shotgun sequence DNA includes these proteins:
- the Uggt gene encoding UDP-glucose:glycoprotein glucosyltransferase isoform X1 — MRWRGVVFVVLQLFIFGGCKVKKSKSVTTLLEAKWETTPLVLEVVEYLRDESSDFFWSFVNSISSLNPPLATLENDRVKYNIMMDHASKLVTTSELSVLKLGLSLHIYSPKVQMFRQIATERELPSCAAAVDIGGIITCDSSKVQSLIANYNEQKKVDIFNVDTHYPGSENRSKVAILYAELGTKEFADFHNVLKQEAEEGNIDYVVRHYVQTPADKKLRLSGFGVELQMKSTEYKVQDDAELHDDPSSEESSQEEEEIEIEGFNFKKLKTLFPDHKKDLDKLRQHLEESSNEMAPLKVWQFQELSLQAAERIMSAPKDEALKVFTNIAQNFPMQAKGLVKTVVNPELKKEMKLNSDIFASTLNLQPSDTALFINGMFYDVDLVDIYGILDVLRQELRTMEGLQKIGVGNKRLSSLLALDFSDGSSGQEFAIDIRDSAVNWINDIETEAKYSRWSSSVMDLLRPTFPGMIRQVRKNLFNLILIIDPTEPKSRDLVKLLESFVVHTAPLRVGIVFAVDASTKLTGLQDAGVAMQCAFNYVVQKKSPLAALSFVKTVLGSASEEVKVDDVKKELKAQFGDDYLDILGEDSDYDFGRQLSIDFIQRTGQRVLPQALLNGIPLPSSSLNIDDFEEAVLQEVMSQTSLLQKAVYRGKLSDTDDVVEYLMTQPNVMPRLNERILNKDQSLYLDMTGTATTSMNVEDLAKLSPRDMTATAIDNFKYFFSPKKGKQEHTMTYWVVGDLKYLEARQLLLAALEHAKSENHVRVTFIPNVDSSMKNMISKLVLTALSELSPEKALDYVLTLLRDDKAAEELEHGGHIKFPPELSGQVNNHELNLKMLRVYSRRVLNLNAGERALVANGRLLGPFEVDESFTVQDFGLLERFSSATYLEKIQKAIEKSADEEEELSSNSLLKVISLLVSRPQSRTRFEIQFTGDEHSVLKIPASQSDKVAFDIVAVVDPVSRGAQKLGPILQVLQEVLNVNIRVFLNSVEKNSDMPVKSFYRFVLEPEIQFTEDGKQTAGPIARFNNMPTSPLLTQNYHVPENWLVEVVRSVYDLDNIRLEDVDSNVHSEYELEYLLLEGHCFEATTGSPPRGLQITLGTERQPVIVDTIVMANLGYFQLKANPGAWILRLRQGRSAEIYDIVSHDGSDTPANSSDIKVLISTLRSHIVKLRVQKKPDKFNMDLLSEDEPNSGIWNSITSLYSHAIRTVTSSFSKNEEEPDDKLNIFSVASGHLYERFLRIMMLSVLKHTKTPVKFWFLKNYLSPQIKDFLPYMAKEYGFEYELVQYKWPRWLHQQTEKQRIIWGYKILFLDVLFPLDVKKIIFVDADQVVRADLKELQELDLGGAPYGYTPFCDSRKEMDGFRFWKLGYWRNHLQGRKYHISALYVVDLKRFRRIAAGDRLRGQYQALSQDPNSLSNLDQDLPNNMIHQVGIKSLPQEWLWCETWCDDESKARAKTIDLCNNPMTKEAKLTAAMRILPEWKGYDEEIRQLQKKIDSGVLDPDPENHIPGFFSDTTDKHIEL, encoded by the exons ATGCGGTGGCGAGGTGTAGTCTTCGtggttttacaattatttattttcgggggttgcaaagttaaaaaatcaaagtctGTGACAACTCTACTTGAAGCCAAATGGGAAACAACTCCCTTAGTACTAGAAGTTGTGGAATATTTGAGGGATGAAAGTAGCGACTTTTTCTGGAGTTTTGTCAACTCTATCTCTAGCCTAAACCCTCCATTAGCCACTTTAG AAAATGATAGAGTAAAGTATAACATAATGATGGACCATGCTTCTAAATTAGTTACCACGTCAGAACTGTCAGTATTAAAACTGGGGCTTTCTTTACACATTTATTCACCTAAAGTACAAATGTTTCGACAAATTGCCACAGAGAGGGAATTGCCAAGCTGTGCTGCTGCCGTGGATATTGGGGGTATAATCACATGTGATTCTAGCAAAGTCCAGTCGTTGATTGCAAAT tatAATGAGCAAAAGAAAGTCGATATTTTTAATGTCGACACGCATTATCCAGGCTCTGAAAACCGATCAAAAGTAGCTATTTTATACGCAGAGCTTGGCACAAAAGAATTCGCAGATTTCCACAATGTTTTGAAACAGGAAGCCGAAGAAGGAAACATTGATTATGTTGTCAGACACTACGTCCAG acACCGgctgataaaaaattgagattgTCAGGTTTCGGAGTTGAATTACAGATGAAATCAACCGAATATAAAGTGCAAGATGATGCTGAGCTTCACGACGATCCGTCTTCTGAAGAATCGTCACAAGAAGAGGAGGAAATCGAAATTGAgggatttaattttaagaaactgaa gacGTTGTTCCCTGATCATAAAAAAGACTTAGATAAGTTGCGCCAGCACCTTGAGGAGTCTTCCAATGAGATGGCGCCTCTTAAAGTGTGGCAGTTTCAGGAGCTGAGTCTCCAAGCTGCCGAGCGTATTATGAGTGCCCCCAAGGACGAGGCATTGAAAGTGTTCACAAACATTGCTCAGAATTTCCCAATGCAAGCCAAAGGTTTGGTAAAAACCGTCGTAAATCCCGAATTGAAAAAAGAAATGAAGCTGAACTCGGACATTTTCGCTTCAACTCTAAACTTGCAACCTTCCGACACTGCACTTTTCATCAATGGAATGTTTTACGACGTTGATTTGGTCGATATTTATGGTATTCTTGATGTTTTGCGACAAGAATTGCGCACCATGGAAGGGCTACAAAAAATCGGTGTTGGAAACAAACGTTTGTCGTCCCTTTTAGCGCTCGATTTTAGCGATGGGAGTAGTGGTCAGGAGTTTGCGATTGATATAAGAGACAGTGCTGTTAATTGGATCAACGATATTGAAACCGAAGCGAAATACAGTAGATGGTCGTCGAGTGTTATGGATTTGTTGAGGCCGACGTTTCCAGGGATGATTCGACAAGTTAGGaagaatttgtttaatttgattttgattATTGATCCGACTGAACCAAAATCGAGGGATCTGGTTAAacttttagagtcgtttgtggTTCATACGGCGCCGTTACGAGTCGGAATTGTTTTTGCAGTTGATGCCTCAACGAAGCTGACGGGACTTCAGGATGCGGGAGTTGCAATGCAGTGTGCGTTTAATTACGTGGTGCAGAAGAAAAGTCCATTGGCGGCCCTAAGCTTTGTTAAAACG GTGTTAGGCTCAGCGTCTGAAGAAGTCAAAGTCGACGACGTAAAAAAGGAATTAAAAGCGCAATTCGGTGACGATTACCTCGACATTCTTGGTGAAGATTCCGACTATGACTTCGGTCGCCAATTATCCATCGATTTCATCCAAAGAACGGGTCAAAGAGTCCTTCCTCAAGCCCTCCTCAACGGAATACCTCTCCCTAGCAGCAGCTTAAACATTGACGATTTCGAAGAAGCCGTCCTTCAGGAAGTCATGTCGCAAACCTCACTATTGCAGAAAGCAGTATATCGGGGAAAATTATCAGACACTGACGATGTTGTTGAATATTTAATGACCCAACCTAACGTAATGCCTCGTCTAAACGAACGAATTCTCAACAAGGACCAATCTTTATACTTGGATATGACTGGAACGGCAACCACTAGCATGAATGTTGAAGATTTAGCCAAATTATCACCGAGGGACATGACGGCTACTGCCATCGATAATTTCAAGTATTTCTTTTCGCCGAAAAAGGGCAAACAAGAACACACGATGACCTATTGGGTTGTTGGAGATTTGAAATATTTGGAGGCGCGACAGCTGTTGTTGGCAGCACTAGAACATGCG AAATCGGAAAATCATGTCCGAGTCACTTTTATTCCAAACGTTGATAGTTCGATGAAAAACATGATTTCGAAGCTCGTCTTGACCGCTTTGAGTGAATTATCACCGGAGAAAGCACTCGATTATGTTCTAACACTTTTACGCGATGATAAGGCCGCTGAGGAGTTGGAACATGGAGGGCACATAAAATTCCCG CCCGAACTTTCGGGTCAAGTCAACAACCACGAGCTCAATTTGAAAATGTTGAGGGTTTACAGCAGACGTGTTTTGAATTTAAACGCGGGCGAGAGGGCTCTAGTCGCCAACGGGCGGCTTTTGGGGCCCTTTGAAGTCGATGAAAGTTTCACAGTTCAGGATTTTGGCTTATTGGAACGGTTCAGTTCTGCCAcctatttggaaaaaatccaaaaagcGATTGAAAAGTCGGCGGATGAGGAAGAGG AACTTTCAAGCAATTCGCTACTTAAAGTCATTTCGCTGTTGGTGTCAAGGCCTCAGTCTCGCACCCGATTCGAGATTCAGTTCACTGGTGATGAACATTCAGTACTAAAAATCCCAGCGTCTCAGTCTGATAAAGTCGCTTTTGACATCGTGGCTGTTGTGGACCCGGTGTCACGCGGGGCCCAGAAGTTGGGCCCCATTTTGCAGGTGCTCCAAGAGGTGCTCAATGTGAATATTCGCGTGTTTTTGAATAGTGTGGAGAAAAACAGCGATATGCCGGTTAAAAG tttttatcgATTTGTTTTGGAACCTGAGATCCAATTTACGGAAGATGGCAAACAAACTGCCGGTCCCATCGCTCGGTTTAATAACATGCCAACTTCGCCACTGCTCACCCAGAATTATCACGTGCCTGAAAATTGGCTGGTGGAGGTTGTGCGGTCGGTTTACGATCTTGATAATATCAGGCTTGAGGATGTTGATAGCAACGTTCACAG CGAATACGAGTTGGAGTATTTGTTACTTGAGGGCCACTGCTTTGAAGCAACCACTGGGAGTCCCCCAAGAGGCCTTCAGATAACTCTCGGGACGGAACGTCAACCTGTCATTGTTGACACGATAGTTATGGCAAATTTGGGCTATTTCCAGTTGAAGGCCAATCCAGGTGCTTGGATTTTGAGGCTGCGTCAAGGCAGGAGCGCCGAAATTTACGATATTGTCAG tcATGACGGAAGTGATACTCCTGCAAATTCTTCCGATATTAAAGTACTTATAAGCACTCTGAGATCACATATTGTTAAATTGCGAGTGCAGAAAAAACCTGATAAGTTCAACATGGATTTGTTATCCGAAGATGAGCCGAATTCGGGTATTTGGAATTCCATTACAAG TCTATATTCGCATGCGATCAGAACTGTTACAAG ttcgtTCTCGAAAAACGAAGAAGAACCTGACGACAAACTTAACATATTCTCGGTTGCTTCCGGTCACCTTTACGAGCGATTTTTACGAATTATGATGTTGTCAGTACTGAAGCACACCAAGACCCCTGTGAAATTCTGGttcttgaaaaattatctCTCCCCACAGATCAAA GACTTCCTTCCATATATGGCCAAAGAGTACGGTTTTGAATACGAATTAGTCCAGTATAAATGGCCCAGATGGCTCCACCAACAAACCGAAAAGCAGAGAATCATCTGGGGTTACAAAATCCTATTTCTAGACGTGCTTTTTCCCCTcgatgttaaaaaaataatttttgtcgaCGCCGATCAAGTGGTTAGAGCTGACTTGAAAGAACTGCAAGAGCTAGACTTGGGTGGAGCACCATATGGTTACACGCCGTTCTGTGATTCGCGGAAAGAAATGGACGGTTTTCGATTTTGGAAACTCGGTTATTGGAGGAACCATTTGCAAGGGCGGAAATACCACATTTCTGCTCTCTATGTCGTGGATTTGAAACGGTTTAGGAGAATCGCAGCTGGGGATCGACTCAGAGGCCAATACCAGGCTCTGAGTCAGGATCCGAACAGTTTATCCAATTTGGACCAAGACTTGCCGAATAATATGATACACCAAGTGGGGATTAAATCCTTGCCGCAGGAATGGCTGTGGTGTGAAACGTGGTGTGATGATGAGTCGAAAGCTAGAGCCAAAACCATTGACTTG TGCAATAATCCGATGACTAAGGAGGCGAAGTTGACGGCTGCTATGAGGATTTTACCGGAATGGAAAGGTTATGATGAGGAGATCAGGCAATTGCAGAAAAAAATCGATTCGGGGGTCTTAGATCCCGATCCTGAAAATCATATACCAG gttttttttcagatACGACTGATAAGCATATTGAGTTATGA
- the Uggt gene encoding UDP-glucose:glycoprotein glucosyltransferase isoform X2, which produces MRWRGVVFVVLQLFIFGGCKVKKSKSVTTLLEAKWETTPLVLEVVEYLRDESSDFFWSFVNSISSLNPPLATLENDRVKYNIMMDHASKLVTTSELSVLKLGLSLHIYSPKVQMFRQIATERELPSCAAAVDIGGIITCDSSKVQSLIANYNEQKKVDIFNVDTHYPGSENRSKVAILYAELGTKEFADFHNVLKQEAEEGNIDYVVRHYVQTPADKKLRLSGFGVELQMKSTEYKVQDDAELHDDPSSEESSQEEEEIEIEGFNFKKLKTLFPDHKKDLDKLRQHLEESSNEMAPLKVWQFQELSLQAAERIMSAPKDEALKVFTNIAQNFPMQAKGLVKTVVNPELKKEMKLNSDIFASTLNLQPSDTALFINGMFYDVDLVDIYGILDVLRQELRTMEGLQKIGVGNKRLSSLLALDFSDGSSGQEFAIDIRDSAVNWINDIETEAKYSRWSSSVMDLLRPTFPGMIRQVRKNLFNLILIIDPTEPKSRDLVKLLESFVVHTAPLRVGIVFAVDASTKLTGLQDAGVAMQCAFNYVVQKKSPLAALSFVKTVLGSASEEVKVDDVKKELKAQFGDDYLDILGEDSDYDFGRQLSIDFIQRTGQRVLPQALLNGIPLPSSSLNIDDFEEAVLQEVMSQTSLLQKAVYRGKLSDTDDVVEYLMTQPNVMPRLNERILNKDQSLYLDMTGTATTSMNVEDLAKLSPRDMTATAIDNFKYFFSPKKGKQEHTMTYWVVGDLKYLEARQLLLAALEHAKSENHVRVTFIPNVDSSMKNMISKLVLTALSELSPEKALDYVLTLLRDDKAAEELEHGGHIKFPPELSGQVNNHELNLKMLRVYSRRVLNLNAGERALVANGRLLGPFEVDESFTVQDFGLLERFSSATYLEKIQKAIEKSADEEEELSSNSLLKVISLLVSRPQSRTRFEIQFTGDEHSVLKIPASQSDKVAFDIVAVVDPVSRGAQKLGPILQVLQEVLNVNIRVFLNSVEKNSDMPVKSFYRFVLEPEIQFTEDGKQTAGPIARFNNMPTSPLLTQNYHVPENWLVEVVRSVYDLDNIRLEDVDSNVHSEYELEYLLLEGHCFEATTGSPPRGLQITLGTERQPVIVDTIVMANLGYFQLKANPGAWILRLRQGRSAEIYDIVSHDGSDTPANSSDIKVLISTLRSHIVKLRVQKKPDKFNMDLLSEDEPNSGIWNSITSLYSHAIRTVTSSFSKNEEEPDDKLNIFSVASGHLYERFLRIMMLSVLKHTKTPVKFWFLKNYLSPQIKDFLPYMAKEYGFEYELVQYKWPRWLHQQTEKQRIIWGYKILFLDVLFPLDVKKIIFVDADQVVRADLKELQELDLGGAPYGYTPFCDSRKEMDGFRFWKLGYWRNHLQGRKYHISALYVVDLKRFRRIAAGDRLRGQYQALSQDPNSLSNLDQDLPNNMIHQVGIKSLPQEWLWCETWCDDESKARAKTIDLCNNPMTKEAKLTAAMRILPEWKGYDEEIRQLQKKIDSGVLDPDPENHIPDTTDKHIEL; this is translated from the exons ATGCGGTGGCGAGGTGTAGTCTTCGtggttttacaattatttattttcgggggttgcaaagttaaaaaatcaaagtctGTGACAACTCTACTTGAAGCCAAATGGGAAACAACTCCCTTAGTACTAGAAGTTGTGGAATATTTGAGGGATGAAAGTAGCGACTTTTTCTGGAGTTTTGTCAACTCTATCTCTAGCCTAAACCCTCCATTAGCCACTTTAG AAAATGATAGAGTAAAGTATAACATAATGATGGACCATGCTTCTAAATTAGTTACCACGTCAGAACTGTCAGTATTAAAACTGGGGCTTTCTTTACACATTTATTCACCTAAAGTACAAATGTTTCGACAAATTGCCACAGAGAGGGAATTGCCAAGCTGTGCTGCTGCCGTGGATATTGGGGGTATAATCACATGTGATTCTAGCAAAGTCCAGTCGTTGATTGCAAAT tatAATGAGCAAAAGAAAGTCGATATTTTTAATGTCGACACGCATTATCCAGGCTCTGAAAACCGATCAAAAGTAGCTATTTTATACGCAGAGCTTGGCACAAAAGAATTCGCAGATTTCCACAATGTTTTGAAACAGGAAGCCGAAGAAGGAAACATTGATTATGTTGTCAGACACTACGTCCAG acACCGgctgataaaaaattgagattgTCAGGTTTCGGAGTTGAATTACAGATGAAATCAACCGAATATAAAGTGCAAGATGATGCTGAGCTTCACGACGATCCGTCTTCTGAAGAATCGTCACAAGAAGAGGAGGAAATCGAAATTGAgggatttaattttaagaaactgaa gacGTTGTTCCCTGATCATAAAAAAGACTTAGATAAGTTGCGCCAGCACCTTGAGGAGTCTTCCAATGAGATGGCGCCTCTTAAAGTGTGGCAGTTTCAGGAGCTGAGTCTCCAAGCTGCCGAGCGTATTATGAGTGCCCCCAAGGACGAGGCATTGAAAGTGTTCACAAACATTGCTCAGAATTTCCCAATGCAAGCCAAAGGTTTGGTAAAAACCGTCGTAAATCCCGAATTGAAAAAAGAAATGAAGCTGAACTCGGACATTTTCGCTTCAACTCTAAACTTGCAACCTTCCGACACTGCACTTTTCATCAATGGAATGTTTTACGACGTTGATTTGGTCGATATTTATGGTATTCTTGATGTTTTGCGACAAGAATTGCGCACCATGGAAGGGCTACAAAAAATCGGTGTTGGAAACAAACGTTTGTCGTCCCTTTTAGCGCTCGATTTTAGCGATGGGAGTAGTGGTCAGGAGTTTGCGATTGATATAAGAGACAGTGCTGTTAATTGGATCAACGATATTGAAACCGAAGCGAAATACAGTAGATGGTCGTCGAGTGTTATGGATTTGTTGAGGCCGACGTTTCCAGGGATGATTCGACAAGTTAGGaagaatttgtttaatttgattttgattATTGATCCGACTGAACCAAAATCGAGGGATCTGGTTAAacttttagagtcgtttgtggTTCATACGGCGCCGTTACGAGTCGGAATTGTTTTTGCAGTTGATGCCTCAACGAAGCTGACGGGACTTCAGGATGCGGGAGTTGCAATGCAGTGTGCGTTTAATTACGTGGTGCAGAAGAAAAGTCCATTGGCGGCCCTAAGCTTTGTTAAAACG GTGTTAGGCTCAGCGTCTGAAGAAGTCAAAGTCGACGACGTAAAAAAGGAATTAAAAGCGCAATTCGGTGACGATTACCTCGACATTCTTGGTGAAGATTCCGACTATGACTTCGGTCGCCAATTATCCATCGATTTCATCCAAAGAACGGGTCAAAGAGTCCTTCCTCAAGCCCTCCTCAACGGAATACCTCTCCCTAGCAGCAGCTTAAACATTGACGATTTCGAAGAAGCCGTCCTTCAGGAAGTCATGTCGCAAACCTCACTATTGCAGAAAGCAGTATATCGGGGAAAATTATCAGACACTGACGATGTTGTTGAATATTTAATGACCCAACCTAACGTAATGCCTCGTCTAAACGAACGAATTCTCAACAAGGACCAATCTTTATACTTGGATATGACTGGAACGGCAACCACTAGCATGAATGTTGAAGATTTAGCCAAATTATCACCGAGGGACATGACGGCTACTGCCATCGATAATTTCAAGTATTTCTTTTCGCCGAAAAAGGGCAAACAAGAACACACGATGACCTATTGGGTTGTTGGAGATTTGAAATATTTGGAGGCGCGACAGCTGTTGTTGGCAGCACTAGAACATGCG AAATCGGAAAATCATGTCCGAGTCACTTTTATTCCAAACGTTGATAGTTCGATGAAAAACATGATTTCGAAGCTCGTCTTGACCGCTTTGAGTGAATTATCACCGGAGAAAGCACTCGATTATGTTCTAACACTTTTACGCGATGATAAGGCCGCTGAGGAGTTGGAACATGGAGGGCACATAAAATTCCCG CCCGAACTTTCGGGTCAAGTCAACAACCACGAGCTCAATTTGAAAATGTTGAGGGTTTACAGCAGACGTGTTTTGAATTTAAACGCGGGCGAGAGGGCTCTAGTCGCCAACGGGCGGCTTTTGGGGCCCTTTGAAGTCGATGAAAGTTTCACAGTTCAGGATTTTGGCTTATTGGAACGGTTCAGTTCTGCCAcctatttggaaaaaatccaaaaagcGATTGAAAAGTCGGCGGATGAGGAAGAGG AACTTTCAAGCAATTCGCTACTTAAAGTCATTTCGCTGTTGGTGTCAAGGCCTCAGTCTCGCACCCGATTCGAGATTCAGTTCACTGGTGATGAACATTCAGTACTAAAAATCCCAGCGTCTCAGTCTGATAAAGTCGCTTTTGACATCGTGGCTGTTGTGGACCCGGTGTCACGCGGGGCCCAGAAGTTGGGCCCCATTTTGCAGGTGCTCCAAGAGGTGCTCAATGTGAATATTCGCGTGTTTTTGAATAGTGTGGAGAAAAACAGCGATATGCCGGTTAAAAG tttttatcgATTTGTTTTGGAACCTGAGATCCAATTTACGGAAGATGGCAAACAAACTGCCGGTCCCATCGCTCGGTTTAATAACATGCCAACTTCGCCACTGCTCACCCAGAATTATCACGTGCCTGAAAATTGGCTGGTGGAGGTTGTGCGGTCGGTTTACGATCTTGATAATATCAGGCTTGAGGATGTTGATAGCAACGTTCACAG CGAATACGAGTTGGAGTATTTGTTACTTGAGGGCCACTGCTTTGAAGCAACCACTGGGAGTCCCCCAAGAGGCCTTCAGATAACTCTCGGGACGGAACGTCAACCTGTCATTGTTGACACGATAGTTATGGCAAATTTGGGCTATTTCCAGTTGAAGGCCAATCCAGGTGCTTGGATTTTGAGGCTGCGTCAAGGCAGGAGCGCCGAAATTTACGATATTGTCAG tcATGACGGAAGTGATACTCCTGCAAATTCTTCCGATATTAAAGTACTTATAAGCACTCTGAGATCACATATTGTTAAATTGCGAGTGCAGAAAAAACCTGATAAGTTCAACATGGATTTGTTATCCGAAGATGAGCCGAATTCGGGTATTTGGAATTCCATTACAAG TCTATATTCGCATGCGATCAGAACTGTTACAAG ttcgtTCTCGAAAAACGAAGAAGAACCTGACGACAAACTTAACATATTCTCGGTTGCTTCCGGTCACCTTTACGAGCGATTTTTACGAATTATGATGTTGTCAGTACTGAAGCACACCAAGACCCCTGTGAAATTCTGGttcttgaaaaattatctCTCCCCACAGATCAAA GACTTCCTTCCATATATGGCCAAAGAGTACGGTTTTGAATACGAATTAGTCCAGTATAAATGGCCCAGATGGCTCCACCAACAAACCGAAAAGCAGAGAATCATCTGGGGTTACAAAATCCTATTTCTAGACGTGCTTTTTCCCCTcgatgttaaaaaaataatttttgtcgaCGCCGATCAAGTGGTTAGAGCTGACTTGAAAGAACTGCAAGAGCTAGACTTGGGTGGAGCACCATATGGTTACACGCCGTTCTGTGATTCGCGGAAAGAAATGGACGGTTTTCGATTTTGGAAACTCGGTTATTGGAGGAACCATTTGCAAGGGCGGAAATACCACATTTCTGCTCTCTATGTCGTGGATTTGAAACGGTTTAGGAGAATCGCAGCTGGGGATCGACTCAGAGGCCAATACCAGGCTCTGAGTCAGGATCCGAACAGTTTATCCAATTTGGACCAAGACTTGCCGAATAATATGATACACCAAGTGGGGATTAAATCCTTGCCGCAGGAATGGCTGTGGTGTGAAACGTGGTGTGATGATGAGTCGAAAGCTAGAGCCAAAACCATTGACTTG TGCAATAATCCGATGACTAAGGAGGCGAAGTTGACGGCTGCTATGAGGATTTTACCGGAATGGAAAGGTTATGATGAGGAGATCAGGCAATTGCAGAAAAAAATCGATTCGGGGGTCTTAGATCCCGATCCTGAAAATCATATACCAG atACGACTGATAAGCATATTGAGTTATGA